The Pontibacter sp. SGAir0037 DNA segment TCGTTCCCCTCGGCAGTATCATGAATAAAGGCATTACCATAAGGGGCAACCAGGCCTCGGTAAAACGGCTGTTGCCCAAAATGATAGATCACATCATGAGCGGCAGGATCAATCCAAAGGAAATCATTACACACCGTTTTCCACTGGAAGAAATACCGGATGCCTACCGCATGTTTTCCAAAAAAATGGACAACATCATCAAACCATTATTAATCCCACCAAGAGCCAACGCTTAAAACCTTTTTATCATGAAAGATGCATTAGAAAACAGAATAGAGGAGTTCCAGGATCGGGTAATTGCCAAACGCAATATGGCACGCGCCAAAGATATACCCGGCTGGGGCATGGATGCAGATCCGGAAAACGATCCTGCTTACCCCATGAAACATACCAATGGTGCGGACCACCAGCGTTTCGATTACGAAAAGCCCCCCCAGCAGCCGCTGGACATGGAGGTCTTTCATTCCATAGAGCGACCCGGTGTTACCCGTGTATTTGGTACTTCTACACCGCCTGCAGGCCTGAGTGGCGCTATCCGCCGCTATGCCTATAAGTACAGCGAAGCCACCGCTACGCACTGGATGACGCTCATATTGGCTGACCGGGTAGATGTGATCCAGGGAAAACTCAATGATCTAAAACACGGCGTTCTCCCTAATCCCTGGGTAGAGCGGGGCTGGAATGCTGAATGGAAGTATAACCGCTCGGCTTTTATCGGGAAGGCAGCTACTACGGCTTTGCTTATAACTGCCGGTATCATGCTGCTGTCAAAGAAAAACAGCAGTAAGCAACATTCAAGAGAATGGTAGCATAAAATGTATCAACCCAAGAGGCGGCAAAGGCCGAACAACTTTTGGGTTGATACATTTTATGCTACCATCTATTTTAGTTGATACATTTTATGCTACCATCTATTTTAAAGGAGAGCCAGGCATTAAAACAGGAGAATTATGCCGGGAAAAGGCGCTGGGCCTAGCCGCATTAATTTTTTGCTTGTGGAGCATACCTGCCAGCACGAAACAGCGTGCCTCCGAAGGATGAGAAAATTTCAGCGTTGCATAAATCACTAATTACTGGCCCTTCTTTTTTATCACCTTCTCACAGATTTTAAGTCAAACTAAATTTAAAACACTATGGCTAACGCATTTAAAACTTTCATTCCTCCTAATCCAAAGAAATCTGGCAGGCAGAGGCAAGCAAAAGGCTTTACCAATATAGGGACGACTGGCAGAGTATTATCTGTTTTGGGTGGTGCGGCTTTGGCATATTACGGATGGAGCAGAAAACAATCCCCTCTCGGAAAAAGCTTAACCACAGCGGGCGGTTACCTGGTGCTACGGGGAGCTTCTGGTTTCTGCCCGGTTAATGAGGCCCTGCACATAGATACGGCTCATTCTAAGACCGAAGGGTTTGAAGTCACTTCAAGCGTTACCATACTTAAGCCTCGTCAGGAGGTATATCAATTCTGGCGCAAGCTCGAAAACTTGCCCAAGTTTATGCAATACCTGGAAGATGTGAGGCAGACAGGTCACAGGCGCTCGCACTGGGTAGCCAAGGTTCCCAAAAATATTATCTCCAAAGAGAAACTCAGCACCGTGGAGTGGGATGCCGAAATAGACCGGGAGGAAGAAAATAGCCTGATAGCCTGGCGCTCCCTGCCTGGTTCTGAAATTGAAAATTCCGGTGAAGTCCGTTTTACGGATGCTCCCGCAAACCGGGGTACCGTGGTGCAAGCTACCATTGCGTACCATCCGCCGGCAGGAGCTGCCGGGAAGCTAGCCGCCAAATTGCTGAATCCGGCATTTAAGGAATTGGTAAAACAAGACCTTCGCCGTTTTAAGCGTCTGCTGGAAGCAGGAGAAATTCCGACCATTATTGGCCAACCCTCTGGTCGCAAAAATGAGAACTACTAAAAATATATTTTCTAATATTAAATACTAAGCTATGAAAGCAATCTGCTGGGAAGGAATTAACAAAGTGAGTACTGAGCGCGTGCCCGATCCTACTATATTAAACCCTCGTGACGCAATTGTGCGCGTTTTTTTATCGTCGGTTTGCGGCTCTGATTTGCACCTGCTGGGTGGCTATATACCCGCCATGCGTTCCGGCGATATTATAGGGCACGAGTTTATGGGCGAAATAGTAGAAGTTGGGCCGGAAGTAAAAAAACTGAAGAAAGGTGACCGGGTGGTGGTGTGCTCTGTTTTAGCTTGTGGCGGATGTGAGTTCTGTCACCGGGAGGAGTACTCGTTGTGCGATAACTCGAATGCTGAACCCGAATGGACTGAGAAAGCTTATGGCTACCCGGTAGCAGGCATTTTTGGCTATTCACACGCTTTGGGAGGTTATGCCGGCAGCCATGCCGAATATACCCGTGTTCCCTTTGCCGAAAATACTTGTTTTAAGGTGCCGGACGGGATAAGTAACGAATCTGCCTTATTTACCTCCGATGCTTTTCCTACCGGGTATATGGCCGCCGATTTTGCAGGCATTGAACCGGGCGATACCGTGGTGGTGTGGGGCTGTGGCGGGGTTGGCCTAATGGCTATGCATAGCGCCTGGTTGCTGGGAGCCGGCCGGGTAATCGCTATTGACCAATATCCGTACCGGCTGGAGCAAGCTCGCACCAGGGCAAAGGCCGAAGTACTGAACTTTAGAGAAGTAGATGTATTGGAAGCCTTGAAAGAAATGACCGGTGGTCGTGGTCCGGACCGCTGTATTGATTGCGTGGGCATGGAAGCCAACAGCACCGGAGTTGAAAAGGTGTATGATTACGCCAAGCAATATGCCCGCTTGCAGAGTGATAGACCTGCCGTACTCCGGCAGGCCA contains these protein-coding regions:
- a CDS encoding zinc-dependent alcohol dehydrogenase translates to MKAICWEGINKVSTERVPDPTILNPRDAIVRVFLSSVCGSDLHLLGGYIPAMRSGDIIGHEFMGEIVEVGPEVKKLKKGDRVVVCSVLACGGCEFCHREEYSLCDNSNAEPEWTEKAYGYPVAGIFGYSHALGGYAGSHAEYTRVPFAENTCFKVPDGISNESALFTSDAFPTGYMAADFAGIEPGDTVVVWGCGGVGLMAMHSAWLLGAGRVIAIDQYPYRLEQARTRAKAEVLNFREVDVLEALKEMTGGRGPDRCIDCVGMEANSTGVEKVYDYAKQYARLQSDRPAVLRQAIMACRKGGTVSIIGVYGGLIDKFPMGPAMNKGLTFRMGQQFGQRYIPTLLDIVARGEVDPAYLLTHKLSLDKGQEGYMMFKEKANNNMRSVFAPAG
- a CDS encoding YgaP-like transmembrane domain; this encodes MANAFKTFIPPNPKKSGRQRQAKGFTNIGTTGRVLSVLGGAALAYYGWSRKQSPLGKSLTTAGGYLVLRGASGFCPVNEALHIDTAHSKTEGFEVTSSVTILKPRQEVYQFWRKLENLPKFMQYLEDVRQTGHRRSHWVAKVPKNIISKEKLSTVEWDAEIDREEENSLIAWRSLPGSEIENSGEVRFTDAPANRGTVVQATIAYHPPAGAAGKLAAKLLNPAFKELVKQDLRRFKRLLEAGEIPTIIGQPSGRKNENY